The DNA sequence GAGTTGTTTGATACTGAAAACCCAGATTTAGTAATTGTAGATATAAATATGCCAGGAATATCAGGGTTGGATATTGTTAAACATATTAGAAATTCAAAAAAAGAAAATACACCAGTCATGGTGTTATCAGGGAATACCCAAGATAATGTTATCACAGAAGGTTTTGATTTAGGTATTAATGATTATATGAAAAAACCATTAAGTTTAAATGAGATTAGTGCTCGTGTAAAAAGATTAATTGGAGCTCCAGAAACACAAAATGCAATTAATAAAAGTGAAGTTTTGATTCAACAGCGTTGCGTTGGAGTTGTTATACCTTGTTACAATGAAGAAGAACGTTTGTTGAGTAAAGAATTTACTGATTATATAGATAAAAATTCTGGTTACCATTTATGTTTTGTAAATGATGGGAGTAAGGATAGGACTTTAGAGGTTTTAAAAGATTTACAAAAAGGAAGAGAAGATTTTATAACTGTATACGACTGTGAAAAAAACGGAGGCAAAGCTGAAGCAGTTAGACAAGGTATGCTTTTTATGGCAAAAAAAGAAGATTTAGATTACATAGGGTTTTTAGATGCTGATTTATCTACTGATTTAGCTGATTTTGATGATTTAGTAAAGACTATTGAAACT is a window from the Pseudalgibacter alginicilyticus genome containing:
- a CDS encoding response regulator produces the protein MKILAIDDQQLVLLPLQKRLNELGYEVVIETNAHKGVELFDTENPDLVIVDINMPGISGLDIVKHIRNSKKENTPVMVLSGNTQDNVITEGFDLGINDYMKKPLSLNEISARVKRLIGAPETQNAINKSEVLIQQRCVGVVIPCYNEEERLLSKEFTDYIDKNSGYHLCFVNDGSKDRTLEVLKDLQKGREDFITVYDCEKNGGKAEAVRQGMLFMAKKEDLDYIGFLDADLSTDLADFDDLVKTIETSEFKIVSGSRISRMGANITKESARKVISMTINFIIRKILKMDFKDTQCGAKIFRKDVIEIAFAEKFVTQWIFDVEIFKRMSQYFGLKQAKAMLCEQPLKRWIHADGSKLSMKDSVKIVAQLGQIAWVYRTKKRNLNVEDKKLKLV